CGGACACATGATGGTCCCGTCCATCGGACAGGCCATACTCTATTCCGTAAGGATAGCTGTTTCTTCTGCTTCAGAGAGATCGGGCAAGACACACATCGTCCCGCTCACCTGACAGAGGACGAAAGAAATTACCAGTGTAATGAATTGCAGAGGAACTCGACTAAATATGGGTTGAACCTACCTTGACAGCCGCTCGCAACCGAAGCAAGCTTGTCGAGCCTGATCATTGATCTCGAAAAAGGAAGAAGTATCCGATTGCGACCGCGATCGCTTGGAACAGGATCAGCCAGCGCATGAGACCCCATGGCGTCCTCGCGCGGCTTTCCTCCAGCCTCATTTTCGCTTGCAGAGAAGGTTGGGAGAGGATAAACGAGGCAACTACCTCCCTCGCCTCCTCACGGCTCATGTTTCGTTCCAGCTGAACCAGTTCGATTGCTTTGGTGCGGTCGCCTTGCGACAGCGCCTCCAGGGCTTTGATGGGAAGATCGTATTCCACTCGTGATTCCTCCGTCATGGTGACCGGGTGAGTCTACCAGAAAAGAACGCTGCTCGTCTCCCAGATTTCCGCAGTGACTTGAAGCACATCGCGCCGCCCTCTCGATTATCCCACCGTCGGTTCCGATATAATGAGCCTGTGCCACACCAAGTTCGCACGCCTCACCCTCCATGATATATCGAAGAGGAGGCCTATCATGAATGGACTTTCAGAGGTCCGCCTGAAAGTCCATCGCGCCTACGCCGACCGCGGCTCCTGTCATGGCATGCAGGTCCTGCAAGCGGCAGCCCTCTACTTTCTCTTGGTGTTCGGTGCGGGGTTCGTCCTGGGAATCGGGCGAGTCCTCATGGTTGTTCCGCTGCTCGGTGAGAACACCGCAGAACTCTTGGAAATGCCTCTGATGCTCATCATCGTCGCTGCGGCCCGATGGATCGTATGCCAAAGATTAGACGATGGCGGCCGGTCTTCGGCGCTCGCCGTGGGCCTCATCGCTGTCGGAATGGTTTTGGTCGCCGACCTGTCCGTCGGAATGTGGCTCCGAGGGATGTCGGCAACAGAAGTTCTTTTCGATCGCGATCCAGTCTCGGGCGCTGCCTACTATGCGAGTCTATTGTTCTTCGCCGTCATGCCGGCCGTTATCCATCGCCTTCGGCAGATCTAGACTCGTCAGAACAGCGGATGGTGCGGGGCAGATGCGAAAGGGGCGGCGGCCGGCACCTCTCCGGCATTGCCCAGAAACCGCCAGACATCCCCTTCTTTCACCAGATAGTGGACTTCACGAAACCAACTGTCGAGGGTGGCTCGATCTCCCGAGCGTTCGTCGATGCCGTACAATCCTCCTGTGCAGGTCGCTTCCGCACGAAGCCCATCGTTCACTCGCGAGACTTTGAAGGCGGAAAATAAATGGAGCGACTCCACGGCCTTGTAATGCTCGAAGACCTCGCCCCATACCCGTCGCACGTCCTCTTGTTTCAACCCATGGTAGTCGTAAGATGGCGCATAAAACTGCATGAGTGCATCGATATCCGCTTTTTTCAGCGCCGATTCCGCACGTTCAAACGACGCGACTAACCCTCTCACAACCGGATGGCCCAGCAAGCGGCCCTGGCCCGGTGATCGGGCTTGTAAGATCAACGATTATCATCACGGAGTTAGTTTCTGAAGGAGGAATGATGACCAAGCCCAACACAAAACCCGATGCTGTACTTGATGACTTATGAAAGGACTGTGAGTCTCCGGAAGCTATTCTGGGGGAACAGGGGTTCTTGAAGGGGTTAACGAAACGGTTGGTGGAACGTGCGCTGGCGACGGAACCGACCAATCATCTCGGGTATGTTCCGCATGCCCGTCAGCAGGCCCAGCACGGCACTGTCCGTAATGGCACGAGTGCCAAAACGGTCGAGACAGATCACGGGCCTATGGAGCTGGCCGTGCCACGCGATCGAGCGGGTACGTTTGAACCCACGGTGGTCAAGGCACGGCACCGGCGGCTGGACGGTGTGGACGACAAGGTGTTGGCTCTCTCTGCGCAGGGAATGACCACGCGTGAGATTCAACACCATCTGGAAGAATGGTATGGGACGGAGGTCTCCCCCACGCTCATTTCCACGATCACGGATGCGGTGTTGGAGGATGTGCGTCTGTGGCAAAGCCGGCCCTTGGAGACCGTCTATCCCATTCTCTATTTTGAGTGTTTCTTCGTGAAGTCTCGGCACGAAGGAGCCGTCAAGACGAACGCCGTCCATGTCGCCCTCGGCGTCACACTCACTGGGGAAAAGGACTTGGTAGGCCTCTGGGTGAGTGAAACGGACGGGGCGCAATTGTGGTTGGCCGTCTTTACGGAGCTCACGCCGCGGGGCGTTTCCGACGGATGAAGCCATCGTCAAAGTGCTCTCTCTCAGGATGCAGGGGATTGCGAAGCAATGGACCGTACCCATTCCCGAATGGAAACGTGCCCTGAATCAATTCGCAATGTTGTTAGGAGATCGAGTGCCGACAAGAGCGTAATTCACAATCAGTCACACACAAAACTTGACACGCCCAAAAAGACCGACATTCACGCGCCGCTCAATGCGCCCGATCACTAATGCCACTCCGATGTGCCCAGCGAACAAAGTTTCTCCTTGGTCTTTCAACGTGGCCACTGCTTGGCATCTTCGCTGGCATGAAACACGCATCACTGCGTGCAGTGGTTACGTCGTTTACGATTCAAGCTACGCCCCATTGTGGACGAGGACGATCTTGCCCGTCACGCCTCCTCTCCCGAGCAACTCCTGCGCCTGTCTTGCCTCGGCAAGAGGAAATCGCTGTGCGATGATCGGCTTGATTTTCTGCTGTTGGAGGAGGTCGAACAGGGCGATCAAGTCCTGTCGAGACCATGACGATTTCAGCCGTTTGAGCCATTGGATACTATAGGGGACAATCCGTTTCCGACCCGGGAGAAACCAGCCACCGGCAATGTACAAGCCGAAAATGGCGATCGCGCGAAACCGATGACGACCGCCTGAACGACCGGACGCCAAGCGGCCGCCACGGAGCGAGCCAGTCAGGCCATAGGCCACGACCGTCCCTCCAGCACGCAGAGCCTTGCGGGAACGCCAGATATGCGTGCCACCGATGCCGTCGAAGACAACGTCTGCGCCCTCACCCGTCAGCCGGTGGATCTCCTTTACGAAGTCTTGATGCTCGTAATCAATGGGGACCGCACCGAGATCGGAAACGGCCGACGCCCCGCGTGCTGAACAGGTCCCGTATAGCTCCAGCCCGGCGAGGCGCCCAAGCTGTAAGAGGGCCGAGCCGACTCCACCTGCTGCGCCGTGAATCAACAGGCGTTGGCCCGGTCTGATCTTGGCCGAACGATGCAGCATCTGGTACGCCGTGACGTAGTTCAGCACAAGACTGACAGCCTCGGCTGCCTC
This region of Nitrospira sp. genomic DNA includes:
- a CDS encoding transposase, whose amino-acid sequence is MGEQGFLKGLTKRLVERALATEPTNHLGYVPHARQQAQHGTVRNGTSAKTVETDHGPMELAVPRDRAGTFEPTVVKARHRRLDGVDDKVLALSAQGMTTREIQHHLEEWYGTEVSPTLISTITDAVLEDVRLWQSRPLETVYPILYFECFFVKSRHEGAVKTNAVHVALGVTLTGEKDLVGLWVSETDGAQLWLAVFTELTPRGVSDG
- a CDS encoding medium chain dehydrogenase/reductase family protein, encoding MTHYGGPDALEVLEEDCPEPNHGEVRVRVLAAGVSLPDLMMREGIHPETPRLPFTPGWDLVGVVDQLGAGVSGLEPGQIVAALPIHGAYAEFVCLPQGELVPVPSGLEAAEAVSLVLNYVTAYQMLHRSAKIRPGQRLLIHGAAGGVGSALLQLGRLAGLELYGTCSARGASAVSDLGAVPIDYEHQDFVKEIHRLTGEGADVVFDGIGGTHIWRSRKALRAGGTVVAYGLTGSLRGGRLASGRSGGRHRFRAIAIFGLYIAGGWFLPGRKRIVPYSIQWLKRLKSSWSRQDLIALFDLLQQQKIKPIIAQRFPLAEARQAQELLGRGGVTGKIVLVHNGA